AACGCCGCTGTTGAACTTCAGTTTCAGGGCAAATCTGTGGCTCGCGCTGCAACTTCTGCAAATGGTCATTTCGCCATTGAAGGTGTTCGTGGCGGTGTCCATCAGGTGAACGTTGGCAATCTTGCCACACCGGTTCGACTCTGGAAAGACGGTACCGCTCCTGCTGGTGCTTTGACGGGTCTGGTTGTTGCTGGTGATGAAAATATTGTCCGTGGTCAGCAGTATGACGAATACGGCAATCCCATCGTGGGAACGACTGGTGGTTTTGGCTTGATTGACGTTGTCACCCTGGCAATGGTTGGTACGTCAGTTGCCGGTCTGGTGATCGCCATCGACAACAACAGCAAGATTGATTCAACAGAAGCTGAAATCCAGCGACTGCGAGCACAGTTGGGATCAACACCAACCGTCTCCCCATAGTCCAGACGAACGACGGATTTGCAAACCAGAAAAGCCCGGCTGGAAACAGTCCGGGCTTTTCTCGTTTATCTGTCAACGCTGCTTGTTCACTGCTGGTGAAGCGACCGCTTTACAGAGCACCTTCGCCGGTGATGACAACTCGAAATGTTCGAAGCAGAATACGGATGTCGTTGGTGATACAGCAATTCTGCAGGTACAGGAGA
This genomic interval from Planctomycetaceae bacterium contains the following:
- a CDS encoding carboxypeptidase regulatory-like domain-containing protein, whose translation is MHTLLTKAASVAVCFGILLSSSATAVAGTKSVMRDVQLTPNGTLHGQVYSSDGKPVSNAAVELQFQGKSVARAATSANGHFAIEGVRGGVHQVNVGNLATPVRLWKDGTAPAGALTGLVVAGDENIVRGQQYDEYGNPIVGTTGGFGLIDVVTLAMVGTSVAGLVIAIDNNSKIDSTEAEIQRLRAQLGSTPTVSP